One Mesorhizobium sp. B2-1-1 DNA window includes the following coding sequences:
- a CDS encoding sulfite oxidase-like oxidoreductase translates to MVTRGFTGRQSGSELSDRIPPGQHLVDNFPVLTAGPTPRIEPADWTFTLKVGPRPVKAWSWSEFNALPRTKMTRDIHCVTSWSKLNTAWQGVAVDDILADAGLSAPTPFALAHCYDGYSTNVPLADLATGKAMIALEYEGQPLPRDHGGPARLFVPHLYFWKSAKWVNGLQFTERDEAGFWELRGYHIYGDPWREQRYTND, encoded by the coding sequence ATGGTTACTCGCGGTTTTACCGGCCGCCAATCCGGATCGGAACTATCGGATCGGATTCCCCCGGGACAGCACCTCGTCGACAATTTCCCGGTGCTTACGGCCGGTCCCACGCCGAGGATCGAGCCCGCGGACTGGACATTCACGCTAAAGGTCGGACCTCGTCCGGTCAAAGCTTGGAGCTGGTCGGAGTTCAACGCCCTCCCACGAACCAAGATGACGCGAGACATCCACTGCGTGACCTCCTGGTCGAAGCTCAACACCGCGTGGCAGGGCGTGGCCGTCGACGATATCCTCGCCGACGCCGGCCTCAGCGCACCCACTCCGTTTGCGCTCGCCCATTGCTACGACGGCTACTCCACGAACGTGCCACTGGCGGACCTCGCGACGGGCAAGGCGATGATCGCACTCGAGTACGAAGGCCAGCCACTGCCGCGCGACCACGGGGGGCCGGCGCGGCTCTTCGTGCCGCATCTCTACTTCTGGAAGTCGGCGAAGTGGGTAAACGGGCTTCAGTTCACCGAGCGCGACGAGGCCGGCTTCTGGGAGCTGCGCGGGTACCACATATACGGGGATCCGTGGCGCGAGCAGCGATACACGAATGACTGA
- a CDS encoding ferredoxin reductase produces the protein MTEAIGTTARWQSCAIVEIATRTPAIKSFFLRLSEPFEYTAGQHVDVRLTAPNGYTAMRSYSIASAPGNSKVIELAIERLADGEVSPFFHDVARAGDMIELRGPLGGHFLWPGPTAKPLLLIGAGSGVVPLMAMIRHRKASGEPVPVALLLSSRTWRDVLFRDELLELERSLPDFALALALTREPAMRSSDFSRRIDAAMVADVAARQPVSPGSVFVCGSTAFVDIAADAALALGLEARAIKAERYGA, from the coding sequence ATGACTGAAGCGATTGGCACAACCGCGCGATGGCAGAGCTGCGCGATTGTCGAGATCGCGACGAGAACGCCGGCTATAAAGAGCTTCTTTCTTCGCCTATCCGAACCGTTCGAGTATACGGCCGGACAGCACGTTGACGTGCGGCTGACTGCACCCAACGGCTACACTGCCATGCGCAGCTACTCGATCGCGTCGGCCCCGGGCAATTCCAAAGTGATCGAGCTGGCGATCGAGCGCCTCGCGGACGGCGAGGTCTCCCCGTTCTTCCACGACGTCGCTCGAGCAGGAGATATGATCGAGCTTCGCGGGCCGCTTGGCGGTCACTTCCTCTGGCCGGGACCGACAGCGAAACCGCTGCTCTTGATCGGCGCGGGCTCCGGCGTCGTGCCGCTGATGGCAATGATCCGGCATCGGAAGGCCAGCGGCGAGCCAGTGCCTGTCGCGCTGTTGCTCTCCTCCAGGACCTGGCGTGACGTGCTTTTCAGGGACGAGCTCCTCGAGCTCGAGAGGTCGCTTCCCGATTTCGCACTCGCCCTGGCCTTGACGCGCGAGCCGGCGATGCGCAGCAGCGACTTCAGCAGGCGGATCGACGCGGCGATGGTCGCCGACGTCGCGGCACGTCAGCCTGTCTCTCCCGGCAGCGTCTTCGTGTGCGGGTCGACTGCTTTCGTTGACATCGCGGCGGACGCGGCGCTCGCATTGGGACTGGAAGCGAGAGCGATCAAGGCCGAACGCTACGGCGCTTGA
- a CDS encoding DUF1003 domain-containing protein: protein MEEKVEDQDGMEQAEHDLLADLRRARRSFRLQDMDESAAAACLTPGQRIADAVASVMGSWSFIIVQSAILVVWIGANLVSAIRGWDPYPFILLNLALSFQAAYAAPVIMMSQNRQQDIDRKAAENDYRINVKAELEIELLHEKIDQLREREVLKLTEAVRMLTELLEQSASGAREADAEGGRRS, encoded by the coding sequence GTGGAAGAGAAGGTGGAAGACCAGGACGGCATGGAACAAGCCGAGCATGACCTGCTCGCCGACCTCAGGCGAGCGCGTCGCTCATTTCGTCTCCAGGACATGGATGAGTCCGCGGCGGCTGCGTGCCTGACGCCCGGGCAAAGGATAGCTGACGCCGTCGCCAGCGTCATGGGATCGTGGAGTTTCATCATCGTGCAAAGTGCGATCCTGGTCGTCTGGATAGGGGCCAACCTAGTCAGCGCGATCAGGGGCTGGGACCCCTACCCGTTCATCCTTCTCAATCTCGCGCTTTCTTTCCAAGCGGCCTACGCCGCGCCAGTCATCATGATGAGCCAGAACCGGCAGCAGGACATCGATCGCAAGGCCGCGGAGAATGACTACCGCATCAACGTGAAGGCGGAGCTCGAGATAGAGTTGCTGCATGAAAAGATCGACCAACTACGTGAGCGCGAAGTCCTGAAGCTGACGGAGGCCGTCAGGATGCTGACCGAGCTGCTGGAGCAGTCGGCGTCGGGCGCACGCGAGGCCGATGCGGAAGGCGGACGGCGATCATAA